In a single window of the Thermoanaerobaculia bacterium genome:
- a CDS encoding DUF4019 domain-containing protein, translating to MRSRLSTVLAAALAFATAVSAARAADAPKPPDSLPAVTAMTTWLHLIDAGKYGESWEQASVLFKGALTRERWVSAMEGGRKPLGDLIKRYLKSADYRTSLPGAPDGQYFVVQFGASFSGKADAVETVTAVREGGDWKAAGYFIK from the coding sequence ATGCGTTCTCGTCTCTCGACCGTCCTCGCCGCCGCGCTCGCGTTCGCCACCGCAGTTTCCGCCGCGCGTGCCGCGGACGCGCCGAAGCCGCCGGACTCGCTTCCCGCGGTCACGGCGATGACCACGTGGCTCCATCTCATCGACGCCGGCAAGTACGGGGAGTCGTGGGAGCAGGCGTCGGTGCTCTTCAAGGGGGCGCTGACGCGCGAACGCTGGGTGAGCGCGATGGAAGGGGGGCGCAAGCCGCTCGGCGACCTGATCAAGCGGTATCTCAAGTCGGCGGATTACCGGACGTCGCTTCCGGGCGCGCCCGACGGCCAGTACTTCGTGGTCCAGTTCGGCGCGAGCTTCTCCGGAAAGGCCGACGCCGTCGAGACCGTCACCGCCGTCCGCGAAGGA